AACTGTCGTCAATATATCCTTTTGCTGTTTCGGGAAATTCTCTGGCAAGACCACAGAGCAAATCCGGCGCTGCGGTATATAAGACCAACTGCGCCACAGGACCGGAGGGCGCAATTTTTTTCAATTCCTTTGGAATGGTTACGGTTCTTCCGACAGAGTCAGTAAAGGTACGTGTTTCTTCTGTTTCGGTGTTTTCTTGTGTCTGCACTTCTTTTACCGGCTCTTTTGCAGGTTCTTCTTTTGCACAGCCGGTAAGACTAAAAAGCAGTGATACAGACAATAAAATAGTAAATAGTTTCTTTTTCATAAATTCCTCCATAAGTATAAATTTTAAAATCAGATTTTCGGAATGCACACAGGCTGCGGAACATCAGAAGAAGTATAAAGCTGTATGGGAATATTGTATATTTCTTCTAATAGAGAGGCTGTGAGTACTTCCTGCGGTTTTCCCGGTGTCATAGCAGTTCCATTATGTAAAACAAGCACCTTGTCTGCAAAAAGAAAAGCATGTTCCGGATTATGAGTGGAAAGCAGAACAAGATATCCAAGTGCAGAAAGCTGTTTTAACTTCTTTAAAAGACGGATTTGATTTCCATAGTCCAAATTTGAGCATGGCTCATCCATAATGAGGATTGGCGCTTTTTGAGCAAGGGCTCTGGCAATCAAAACCATTTGTTGTTCCCCGCCGCTTAAATGGGAAAAAGAGCGGGAAGCGTATTTTTCCATACCCATAAGGTGAAGCGCCTCCATGGCAGCTTCTTTTTGCGCCTCCTTTGGTGTGGAAAAGGGAGAAAGGCTGGCAGCAGTTCCCATGAGAACCGTATCAAATACGGAAAAAGGAAAGCTCTGCTTATGCAGCTGGGGAATATAGGCAATGGATTTTGCCAGCTCTTTTTCCTTTAAAGCTTTTACATTCTGTCCGTCAAGAGAAATCATTCCTGTATAATTTTTTTGCAGATTTAAAATACATTGAAACAAGGTGCTTTTTCCGGCACCGTTTTTTCCCAATACACACACAAAGCTTCCTGTATCAAGAGAAAAATCAAGGTCTCTTAACAAGGGAGCTGCTTGGTAGGAAAAATATAGAGAATGTACGGATAAATTCAAATCATCACCTCTTAAAAATTACTTTCTTTCTTCAAAATCAGATACAAAAAGATAGGCACACCTACAAAGGCAGTTAAAATTCCAATAGGAATTTCATTGGTAGATAAAAGTCTGGCACAATTATCGGTTACCACAAGGAAGCTTCCTCCTAACAGGAAAGAAGCAGGCAAAAGCTTCTGATAATCGTTTCCTACCAAAATTCTTCCGATATGAGGAATAATCAGTCCAATCCAGCCAATCATGCCGCTTACGGATACTGCTGCTGCGGTAATGAGCGTAGCACAGAAGATAACAAGAAACCTCACTTTTTGAATAGAAACGCCCATACATCTTGCTTCCTCATCACCTAAGGTGGCAATATTCATCTGCCAGCGGAAAAGATAGAGGGGAATAAGTCCCAAAATAATCAAAGGCGCTGCAAAAAGAACATCGTCGGGACGAATGGATGCAAGGCTTCCCATCAGCCAGTAAGTAATGACAGGCAGAACATTATCTGTATCAGCCACCAGCTTCACCAAAGAAATAGAGGAGGAAAACAGGGAGCTGATTAAAATGCCTGCCAATACCAGAGCAAGGGTGGGATTGCTTTTTACTCTTCGGCTAATCAAATAAACAACAAGCACTGCCAAAAGCCCAAAGAAAAGTGCGGTGGCTGAAACTGCCTGATAGCTAAAGCCTAATAAAAGTCCTAAAGCAGCGCCAAAGCCTGTTCCGGAAGAAACCCCAAGCACATCGGGAGATACCAGAGGATTTTGAAACATTCCCTGATATACCGCTCCGGCGCAGGACAAGCCTCCGCCTATCAGCACTGCCATAAATACTCTGGGAAGTCGTATCTGAAAAAGAACCGTTTCCAACTGAGCTTCCCAAGTAGGTGAAATCGGAAAAATTTTGGAAAGCAGAATTTTTACCAATTCCAAAGGGGAAATGGGATAGCGTCCCAGAAGAAAAGAAGAAAAAAAGCAAACAAAAAATAACAGAGTGAACCATAAAATCCAATGCTTTTGTTTTTTCTTTTTCATGTGCAAACCTCAGTTTTTATAAAATTTTTTAAGGCAAGCTTTACTTCTTCCCGATTAAACGCTGTCAATTCTACAATGACGCTGTGAAACTGCTGTGTCATATCCTTGTGCAGCTCTTGAAGCTTTATGGCTTCCTGCTTTTTCATTTCAACTCTTGTCATCATAGAAGTCAGATTTTGAGGACTTTTTATGACACCTACACAGCAGACATCGCTTTCTAGCAAAGCGTAGAGAGCATTTAAAAATTCGGGAACGAGAAGCTCTGTTCCTCCAATTTCGTCCAGACATTTTAACGGTGTCTTTTCATTTAACAGTGTAATTGCAGTTGTCTGAAAAACATGTAAATCTTTTTGCCAGCCTGTGTCCGATTTTTTTATGAACAAATCGGATGCTTCTGCCTGATATGTGGCAGTAAGAGGATGTTTGCTGCTCCAGGGAAGAAGACGAAAGCCTCCGGTAGTACCATCGGGAAGAAGCTGTCTTTGAGCAAAAAAACCGGATATAGGAAATTCCATTTCCTGTAAAACCTCCATAAGAAGGGTGGATTTCCCTATACCGGAAGTTCCCGTGAGAAAAAAATGGTGCATGTGAAATACCTGCCTTTATCGTCTCGTTTATTTTAAATAGGTAACCTTGGAAGGCTCAAAAAATCCTCGTGCATCCGGATTTTGCTCCGGTTTCCCCACAGCAACCACAGCCAGAGGGATACTTGTAACCTGAAGCAGCTTCTGTAATTTTTCTACTCTATCCATTACAGGATAAAATCCGCACCAGCAAGTGCCGTATCCTAAATCCGTTGCCTGAAGGAGCAGATTTTCAATGGCAGCTCCGCAATCCTGCGGCCAAAAAGCATTGCAAATATTTTCCTGCAAGTCAGGTCTTCCACATACTACAATGGCAAGGCTGGCAGTGTGTAACATGGAAGTATGAGGGCTGATTTCAATAATCTGTTCTTTTATCTTGGGATTTTCAACTACAACAAATTCCCATGGTCTTGTGTTGCAGGCGCTGGGCGCCATCATGGCAGCTTCCAACATGGTTTCAATATCTTTTTGAGGAATAGCAAAATTTTCTTTATACTTTCGAATGCTTCTGCGTGCACGAATAACTTCTGATGTATTCATAATTTAAAACTCCTTTCTTTTTTCTATCCTATTATAAAGCTTTTTGGAAAGGAAATAAATCTATTTTAGAAATTTATTACTAATTTACTACCATGGCAAGAAGAACGGTAAGGCAAAGATAAAAAAATATTCTGACAGATAACAGGAAAATAATGACTATTCAATTTTCTTATGGTATACTAAAAAATAATAATAGACAAATTTAGAAGTCGTAAGAAGGTGAAATACGATGTGGAAATATTTAGCTCCAGTCATTGTGGGGGTTATTGTAGCACTGTTTTCAGAAGATATAGATAAGATGTTTAACGGGAATAAAAAACTAAAGAAAGTTATATTAGTATTTTGTGGTGGTGTAATTATTATTTGTATGATATCTGCGGTTCTTTCTGTTTTGAACTGATAGCATCCGGTAACAAGAAAAGAGGAAATTGTGGAGGTGCAAGGTTATGAAAAAATATGAATACAAATTTGTTGAAGTAAAGAAACAAATGGGTTTAGCAGGCATTACATTTGAAGAATGTAAAAAAGTAATAATTTCAGAAGCAGAATGCGGCTGGCGATTGAAACAAATTGTTACGCCAATCAACGAGAAATCAGGGGTTAATACTCCTGTTTGTTATCAAATTATTTTTGAAAGAGAAGTATAAATTAGAAGTTGTGGGAGAGAACAAGATATGAATTTAACATATAAGAGAGCAACGCTTGAAGATATAGATATATTGACAGAAACAAGAATAGAGGTGTTAAGAGCAGCTAATAAACTTTCTGCCGATACTGATATGAGTGAAGTTGAAAGACAATCTTATAATTATTATCAAAAAGCGCTTTGTGATGGCTCTCATATTGCATATTTGGCTTTTGATGAAAATCATTTTGTAGGGGCTGGTGGTGTTAGTTTCTTTCAAGTAATGCCGACTTACCACAATCCAAGTGGAAACAAGGCTTATATCATGAATATGTATACTAATCCTGAATATAGAAGACTGGGAATTGCTTATAAAACATTAGATATGCTGATTAGAGATACTAAAGGCAAGGGGATTACAGCTATTTCATTAGAAGCAACTGATATGGGGCGACCATTGTATGAAAAGTATGGATTTGTAAAAAAGAATGATGAAATGGAATTACCAGAGTGATAAATCCCAGTTTGTAGTGCAGTAAATTATGATTTGGAGGTGCATATATGAAATGTCCATATTGTAATGAAGATATGGCAAAAGGATATATACAGTGCAGAGATGGTGTTAATTGGACAGAGAAAAAACAATTCATTGCTGCTTTGTCTGCATTGGGAAAAGGAAGAACATCGCTTGCGAATGGGGGTGCTGAAAATAAACCCAATTTGTAGTGTAGTGAATTTTGAATTTAACGAGGTGAATAAATATGTGTATCATCTGTGATAGAATTAAAATGATTAAGGATGGTGTTAATCCTTATTTTGTGAAAGAATTATCAACGGGATATGTTGTTATAGGAGATAATCAGCATTTTAAAGGCTATACATTATTTCTCAGTAAAGTTCATAAAACAGAATTATTCGACTTAGATTTTTCAACAAAAATGAAATTTTTAGAAGAAATGTCTGTTGTTGCAGAAGCAGTTTCAAAAGCATTTAAAGCAGATAAAATAAATTATGAATTGCTGGGTAATGGAGATACACATCTTCATTGGCATTTGTTTCCGAGAAAAGCAGGCGATATCGAGAATTATGGGAACAACGGGAAAGGTCCTGTTTGGTGGTATCCAATGGAAAAAATGTACGATGACAGTAATCGCCCTTCTCATAAGGAATTAGAAGAAATGAAATCAAAACTATTATTTGAGTTGGATAAGTTAATATAAAATAATTTTCGGTAGGAAGCCTCCCTGCTTAGAGGAGACTTCCTGCGGCAGCCTTTTTAGATTTCACAATCATAAATAAAAAATGTCATTTTTGAGCGCTGCTGATTAACAGTAAAAATATGCTCTTTTTCACATCTTCGTACCATTCCCTGATGTTCATAAAAACCGTAGTTGCAGCTGGTATCGGTATAGAGATAAAAGCTGTCTAAATGCTCCTTCTTAAGATATTGGAGAAATCGCTGGTATAATTGTTTCCCCACGCCTTTCCCCCGGCAGTCAGGACTAATGACGAAAAGCGCCAGCTCTGCGGGATAAGGTCTGCATGTGGCAAGTAATTCCTTATCAATACCATTTACACTGCCAAAAATTTCGGAGGCATTTCGCCCTTCTTTTGTCAGGTAAAGGGAGATGAGAGAACAAATTTGTTTCCATCTGTATGAAATAGGGCATTTATGAACGGCAATATTTTTTCCAAGAATAATTCCCACAGGTTTGCCGTTTTCCACAGCTACCTGAGAAAAGGTTTGATTGGCAAGACAACTGCTCAGAAATACTCTGGCAAGCTTTTGGGCTGTTTTTGGACTGGCAAATTTATCATAATTCCAAGTTTGGCGAATAATCCCTTCCAATGCAGGGATGTCTTCTTTTCTGAATTCTCTAAATTCCATTTTCATCATCCTTCCTGTTTCCATAAAGTTTTTTGTTTTTTTCTTTGCTGTACTGTATAATAAAGTATACAGTTAGTGTAGAGTCAATAGGAGATTAAAAAAAGAATGAAAAAAAGTACGAAATTGCTTACCACGGCAGAATTTGCCAAGCTTCATGACGTAAATAAAAGAACGCTGCATTATTATGACAGTATTGGTTTGTTTTCTCCTGCTAAAAAAGGGGAAAATCAATATCGTTATTATGAAACCTCACAGAGTATGGAATTTGAATATATTCGGATGCTAAAAGAATTGAATATGAGCATGGAAGAAATCAAGAAATATATAGAGTATCCAAATTCAAAGGATTTTCTGCAATTAGCAGATGCAAAAATCAGCGAAATTGACAGGCAGATGGAAAAACTCATAAAAACCAGACATATTCTTTCTGAAATGAAAAGTCAAACAGAAAGCTGCGAGCAATTAAAGGGAGGAGAAATTTTTTTAACGGAGTGCGAGGAGGAGCAATATCTGACTACACCTTATAATTTTGAAGAAGAGTTTTTAGAGGAAGCATTTGCTCATGTAAAAGAGGTATGGGGAATAGAGCAGTGCCGCATGGGAATAGGAAGCTATCTTTCTGTGGAAAAGGCAGAAAAAGGAGAATTTCAGGAGTATGACGGGCTTTTTACGCCGGCTTTTGGGAAAGTTCCCAAAGAGGGCGTGCTGATAAAACCAAAGGGTACTTATTTGTGTGCCTATTTGAAAGGGAGCTGGAATAATTTGCCGAAGCTTTATGAGAAAATATTTACTTATGCAAACAAAGAGAACCTGCGCTTGACAGGCTTTGCCTATGAGTGGGGGATGAATGATTTTTCTGTATCAAAAGAGGAAGATTATATTACTCAAATTATGATAAAAGCGGAACAAATGTAACTTTTCTTGGAATTTCGCATAGAATATCCATAATTCGATAATAGAAAGAATTGCTATGAATAACAATCAATATCCTTTTATAAACACACCTTTGCCGTATGATTATCAGGCATTAGAGCCTTATATTGATGCCACAACAATGTATTTGCACCATGAGAAGCATTTACAAGCCTATATTGATAAACTGAATAAACTCCTTACCAAAGAGCCAAAGCTGCAAGCATGTACGTTGGAGGAACTGACACAAATGCCCGGTGATATTGGGAAAAACAGCGGAGGCGTATATAATCACAGGTTTTATTTTGAAGGTCTTCAGCCTCCAAAGAAAGTCCCGCACAATCCACTGTATGAGGAAATTGAAAGCCAGTTTCAGAGCTTTGAAGCATTTCAGAAAATTTTTAAGCAGACGGCATTGTCTGTATTTGGTTCGGGATATGCGTGGCTGGTATGGGAAAGAGGAATGTTTCGGATTATTACAACTGCAAATCAAGACGTTCCATGCTTGAATAAAATGTCTCCTGTACTTTGTATTGACGTGTGGGAGCATGCCTATTATTTGAAGCATTATAATTTAAGAGGGGATTATATTGATAATTGGTTTAAAGTCATAAACTGGGACATAGCGCAAATGCGTTGGCAGCAGGGTGAACCCTTTAAGGCTTCTGTCATAGAATAAAGAAAAAAGGATTTTTTTATGGATTATAGTAATTATGAAAAAGTAGTCGGAATTATTGAGCGTATCACGCATGGAAATTCCTGCTGTACCATGGTGATTTCCCTAAAAGTTGAAAATAAGGAAAACGAAACAATCAATTTTATTCTCACAGGAGATACCACAGTTATTCACAATGTACGTTTAAGACCGGGAATGAGGATTGCCGCTTTTTATGACACAAGCTTGCCTGCGCCCGCCATTTTTCCTCCCCAGTATCAGGCGGAGCTGATTACGGCGCTCAGGCAAAATCAAGAGGTTATGCTGGCTTATTTTGATGAAAACTTAGAAGCGCAGGGGCAGTCTTTAAAGCTGAATTTAAGTCCTATGACAAATATTTCTACCATTAATGGTCAGAGATATGCCTGTGCGCCTATAAACATGGAGCTTTTGGTGTATTACACTGCTGCAACGAAAAGTATTCCTCCACAGACTACACCGCAGAAAATTATTGTGCTGTGTCCTTATGAATAAGAAAGCTGCCTGTATGACATATTATTTATTGTATGGGAAATGGTGTCCTGTGCAATAAAAACGCTGTGCAGAGAATGCACTGCGGCGTATAGGAGTAGTTTATGAAATCAATTTGGAGAGAAACCTGTGAAATAGAAGAACGAAAACCTTTAGATGAGAATATAGAAACAGAGGTTGCAGTGATAGGCGCGGGAATGACGGGAATTTTAGCTGCTTATTATCTGCAAAGAGAAGGAAAAGATGTCGTGGTTTTGGAGGCAAAGAAAATAGGAAGCGGGCAGACGCAGAATACAACAGCAAAGGTTACGTCCCAGCATGGGTTGATTTATCATTCTTTGTTAAAACAATATGGCAAAGAAAAAGCGCAGCAGTATGCGCTGGCAAATGAAACGGCAATCCGTGAATATCAGAATATCATTACAGATTTGCAGATAGACTGCGATTTCGAATATAAAAATTCTTATATTTATTCCAAAAGCCGAAAAGAACTGGAAGCAGAGGCAAAGGCAGCCTGCCTTTTAGGGCTTCCTGCGGCGCTTGCTAAAGAGGAGCTTCCATTGCCTTTTCCTGTATGGGGCGCAGTGGAGTTTCAAAATCAGGCACAATTTCATCCACTGAAGTTTTTAAAAGCCATCAGTGAAAAAGTGAAGGTTTATGAGAATACAGAAGTGGAAAGGGTAGAAGGGAATAAGCTTATAACAAAACAGGGAAGTGTGCAGGCAGAAAAAATTATTTTTGCCTGTCATTTTCCTTTTGTGAATTTTCCCGGAATGTATTTTGCAAGAATACATCAGGAACGTTCTTATGTGCTTGCTCTAAAAGATGCGTCACAGGTAAACGGTATGTATATGGGGGCAGAAAAGGGAGATTATTCTTTCCGTAATTATGGGGAATATTTGCTGCTGGGAGGAATGGGACATCGCACAGGGAAAAATGCAGGGAGCTATGAAGCGCTGCGAAAGGCAGCAGAGAAATGGTTTCCAAACAGTCAGGAAATTTACCATTGGTCAGCGCAGGACTGCATGACATTAGACAAAATCCCCTATATAGGGCAGTATTCCAAAGAAAATCCGGATTGGTATGTTGCCACCGGATTTCAAAAGTGGGGAATGACAACTGCTATGGTGGCGGCGCTTATTTTCCGTGATTTGATTTGCGGACAGGAGGTCTTTTACAAAGACGTTTTTTCGCCTTCCAGATTTTCTTTGGGCAATTTACCTGCGCTTTTGGCAGAAACAGGACATTCCATAAAAGGACTGGGAAAACGTGTGCTTTTTATACCGGGAAAGGAAGTCGAAGATATCTTGCCGGGACAGGCAGGAGTGGTGCTGTACAAAGGTAAAAAAGCCGGCGTTTATAAGGACATGGAGGGCAAAATTTATGCCGTGGATATCCGATGTCCTCATTTGGGGTGCCAGCTGGAATGGAATGCAGCAGAATTAAGCTGGGATTGCCCCTGTCATGGCTCACGGTTTGATTATCGTGGAAACTTATTGAACAATCCGGCTCAGAAAAATATCTGACAATATCAATCTTCTAATTTTTCTCTTAAAACAACAGCCTTGGAAGCAGACCTGCGGCGCTCATCGCTTAATTTGGCATAGTGTTTCTTTGTAGTATTGACGTCAGAGTGTCCTAAAACGTCTGCAACCAGATAAATATCACCGGTTTCCCGATAGAGGGCAGTGCCGTAGGTGCTTCGCAATTTGTGGGGTGTAATGGTTTTTACCGAAACAGCAGAAGCATATTTTTTTACCATTTTTTCTACGGCGTCTACGCTGATACGTTTTCTCTGACCGGAGAGAAAGAGCGCATCCTCATGGCCGGAGAGGGGAGTAATGCTGTTTCTGGAAATTTCCAGATAATCCTTTAAAGCTTGCTCCACTTCAGCGCCAAAATATACAATCATTTCATTGCCGCCTTTTCGAAGAATACGGATGCCGTTATTTTTAAAATCAATATCACCAATGTTTAAGCCCACTAATTCGGATACACGAACACCTGTTCCTAATAGAAGAGTGACAATGGCAATGTCACGGTATTTTTGTTTATTATAGTGATAAAGCTTTACACCGGATAATTGTTTTCCATAATTTTCGATATAGTCCAGAAGATTGGCAACTTCATCAGGGTCCAGCTGGATAATGGCTTTTTCTTTGATTTTCGGCATATCTACAAGGCGTACGGGATTTGATGTCAATAATTGGCGTTTACACAGATAATCATAAAAGCTGCGAAGGCAAGACATTTTTCTGGCAATTCCGGTACGGGAATTGGTTTCTAATTTATTGTCCGCAGATTGATAAGCCTTTAGATATTCCTGAAATTCTTCAAAGTCCACAGGCTCAAGCAGGGATAAATCCTGAATGGAGATTTCAGACAGAGATTTTTCCTTTAAAGAAGGATTTGTTTCTTGTAAAAAACGGAAAAAAACACGTAAATCATAAGCGTATGACAAACGGGTTTTGTCTGAGGTCGTGGGTTCTTTAGCACGGAAATAATCCTTGACATAAGGAGGAAGCTCTGTTAAAAATTCACGAAGCTTTACAGTATTTTCAATTTTTTCTTGTTCACGATATGTAATTGGCTTTGCCATAAAGTACCTCCCAAAATATGATTTTCAAGAGTAGTTTAACATGGTTTCTGTGAAAAGTCCATAGTTTTTCGGTTAAATCTGTATTTGTCCGCTAAACTAATCGAATAAGAAAAACACCTTTTAAACTGCTGTTTTCAATTTCAAAGATGTTTTTCTTCTGATTTTTTCATTTTTTTAAATTTTTAAAAAATTATTTTATTTTTTATGCAAATGTATTCTCATCTAATAAAATGGTAAACGGTCCTTCGTTAATCAAAGAAACTTTCATTAACGCACCGAATTTTCCTGTTTGCACTACGGGAACAAATTCTTTTACTTTTTCTACCATATATTCATAAAGCTGTTGCGCCTTTTCAGGTTCTCCCGCATCAAAGAAGCTTGGGCGGTTTCCCTTCTTACAGTTGGCATATAAGGTAAATTGTGATACCAGAAGGATTTCTCCGTTTACGTCTTTTAAGGAAAGGTTTGTTTTTCCGTTTTCATCTGTGAAAATACGAAGATTTACCATCTTTTTTACGTATTGGTCTATGGTCTCTTTGGTATCGTTTTTGCCGATACCCACCAGAACCAAAAATCCTTTTTGAATTTCTGCGATGCTTGCTCCCTCTGTTTCTACGGAGGCATGGCTGACTTTTTGTATAACCAGTTTCATTTACTTCTCTTCCTCTTCTGCTTCT
The DNA window shown above is from Blautia hansenii DSM 20583 and carries:
- a CDS encoding ABC transporter ATP-binding protein — its product is MNLSVHSLYFSYQAAPLLRDLDFSLDTGSFVCVLGKNGAGKSTLFQCILNLQKNYTGMISLDGQNVKALKEKELAKSIAYIPQLHKQSFPFSVFDTVLMGTAASLSPFSTPKEAQKEAAMEALHLMGMEKYASRSFSHLSGGEQQMVLIARALAQKAPILIMDEPCSNLDYGNQIRLLKKLKQLSALGYLVLLSTHNPEHAFLFADKVLVLHNGTAMTPGKPQEVLTASLLEEIYNIPIQLYTSSDVPQPVCIPKI
- a CDS encoding FecCD family ABC transporter permease — translated: MKKKKQKHWILWFTLLFFVCFFSSFLLGRYPISPLELVKILLSKIFPISPTWEAQLETVLFQIRLPRVFMAVLIGGGLSCAGAVYQGMFQNPLVSPDVLGVSSGTGFGAALGLLLGFSYQAVSATALFFGLLAVLVVYLISRRVKSNPTLALVLAGILISSLFSSSISLVKLVADTDNVLPVITYWLMGSLASIRPDDVLFAAPLIILGLIPLYLFRWQMNIATLGDEEARCMGVSIQKVRFLVIFCATLITAAAVSVSGMIGWIGLIIPHIGRILVGNDYQKLLPASFLLGGSFLVVTDNCARLLSTNEIPIGILTAFVGVPIFLYLILKKESNF
- a CDS encoding nucleoside-triphosphatase, translating into MHHFFLTGTSGIGKSTLLMEVLQEMEFPISGFFAQRQLLPDGTTGGFRLLPWSSKHPLTATYQAEASDLFIKKSDTGWQKDLHVFQTTAITLLNEKTPLKCLDEIGGTELLVPEFLNALYALLESDVCCVGVIKSPQNLTSMMTRVEMKKQEAIKLQELHKDMTQQFHSVIVELTAFNREEVKLALKNFIKTEVCT
- a CDS encoding nitroreductase family protein; this translates as MNTSEVIRARRSIRKYKENFAIPQKDIETMLEAAMMAPSACNTRPWEFVVVENPKIKEQIIEISPHTSMLHTASLAIVVCGRPDLQENICNAFWPQDCGAAIENLLLQATDLGYGTCWCGFYPVMDRVEKLQKLLQVTSIPLAVVAVGKPEQNPDARGFFEPSKVTYLK
- a CDS encoding DUF4177 domain-containing protein, producing MKKYEYKFVEVKKQMGLAGITFEECKKVIISEAECGWRLKQIVTPINEKSGVNTPVCYQIIFEREV
- a CDS encoding GNAT family N-acetyltransferase, with the translated sequence MNLTYKRATLEDIDILTETRIEVLRAANKLSADTDMSEVERQSYNYYQKALCDGSHIAYLAFDENHFVGAGGVSFFQVMPTYHNPSGNKAYIMNMYTNPEYRRLGIAYKTLDMLIRDTKGKGITAISLEATDMGRPLYEKYGFVKKNDEMELPE
- a CDS encoding PF20097 family protein, which encodes MKCPYCNEDMAKGYIQCRDGVNWTEKKQFIAALSALGKGRTSLANGGAENKPNL
- a CDS encoding HIT family protein; translation: MCIICDRIKMIKDGVNPYFVKELSTGYVVIGDNQHFKGYTLFLSKVHKTELFDLDFSTKMKFLEEMSVVAEAVSKAFKADKINYELLGNGDTHLHWHLFPRKAGDIENYGNNGKGPVWWYPMEKMYDDSNRPSHKELEEMKSKLLFELDKLI
- a CDS encoding GNAT family N-acetyltransferase; the encoded protein is METGRMMKMEFREFRKEDIPALEGIIRQTWNYDKFASPKTAQKLARVFLSSCLANQTFSQVAVENGKPVGIILGKNIAVHKCPISYRWKQICSLISLYLTKEGRNASEIFGSVNGIDKELLATCRPYPAELALFVISPDCRGKGVGKQLYQRFLQYLKKEHLDSFYLYTDTSCNYGFYEHQGMVRRCEKEHIFTVNQQRSKMTFFIYDCEI
- a CDS encoding MerR family transcriptional regulator, with amino-acid sequence MKKSTKLLTTAEFAKLHDVNKRTLHYYDSIGLFSPAKKGENQYRYYETSQSMEFEYIRMLKELNMSMEEIKKYIEYPNSKDFLQLADAKISEIDRQMEKLIKTRHILSEMKSQTESCEQLKGGEIFLTECEEEQYLTTPYNFEEEFLEEAFAHVKEVWGIEQCRMGIGSYLSVEKAEKGEFQEYDGLFTPAFGKVPKEGVLIKPKGTYLCAYLKGSWNNLPKLYEKIFTYANKENLRLTGFAYEWGMNDFSVSKEEDYITQIMIKAEQM
- a CDS encoding superoxide dismutase → MNNNQYPFINTPLPYDYQALEPYIDATTMYLHHEKHLQAYIDKLNKLLTKEPKLQACTLEELTQMPGDIGKNSGGVYNHRFYFEGLQPPKKVPHNPLYEEIESQFQSFEAFQKIFKQTALSVFGSGYAWLVWERGMFRIITTANQDVPCLNKMSPVLCIDVWEHAYYLKHYNLRGDYIDNWFKVINWDIAQMRWQQGEPFKASVIE
- a CDS encoding FAD-dependent oxidoreductase, which gives rise to MKSIWRETCEIEERKPLDENIETEVAVIGAGMTGILAAYYLQREGKDVVVLEAKKIGSGQTQNTTAKVTSQHGLIYHSLLKQYGKEKAQQYALANETAIREYQNIITDLQIDCDFEYKNSYIYSKSRKELEAEAKAACLLGLPAALAKEELPLPFPVWGAVEFQNQAQFHPLKFLKAISEKVKVYENTEVERVEGNKLITKQGSVQAEKIIFACHFPFVNFPGMYFARIHQERSYVLALKDASQVNGMYMGAEKGDYSFRNYGEYLLLGGMGHRTGKNAGSYEALRKAAEKWFPNSQEIYHWSAQDCMTLDKIPYIGQYSKENPDWYVATGFQKWGMTTAMVAALIFRDLICGQEVFYKDVFSPSRFSLGNLPALLAETGHSIKGLGKRVLFIPGKEVEDILPGQAGVVLYKGKKAGVYKDMEGKIYAVDIRCPHLGCQLEWNAAELSWDCPCHGSRFDYRGNLLNNPAQKNI
- a CDS encoding tyrosine-type recombinase/integrase, producing the protein MAKPITYREQEKIENTVKLREFLTELPPYVKDYFRAKEPTTSDKTRLSYAYDLRVFFRFLQETNPSLKEKSLSEISIQDLSLLEPVDFEEFQEYLKAYQSADNKLETNSRTGIARKMSCLRSFYDYLCKRQLLTSNPVRLVDMPKIKEKAIIQLDPDEVANLLDYIENYGKQLSGVKLYHYNKQKYRDIAIVTLLLGTGVRVSELVGLNIGDIDFKNNGIRILRKGGNEMIVYFGAEVEQALKDYLEISRNSITPLSGHEDALFLSGQRKRISVDAVEKMVKKYASAVSVKTITPHKLRSTYGTALYRETGDIYLVADVLGHSDVNTTKKHYAKLSDERRRSASKAVVLREKLED
- the dtd gene encoding D-aminoacyl-tRNA deacylase; translation: MKLVIQKVSHASVETEGASIAEIQKGFLVLVGIGKNDTKETIDQYVKKMVNLRIFTDENGKTNLSLKDVNGEILLVSQFTLYANCKKGNRPSFFDAGEPEKAQQLYEYMVEKVKEFVPVVQTGKFGALMKVSLINEGPFTILLDENTFA